One region of Micromonospora ureilytica genomic DNA includes:
- a CDS encoding LolA family protein, translating to MSVLRSRPVLRWLVPATAAVAVIGGGAAIGTFAAEAEPSLPPRTAAQLLVDLQTSRLEGLSGTVVQRADLGLPPLVGLVPGNELTTLLTGTHTLRVWYSGPDQQRVALMDTLGEQDIIRNGRDLWTWQSRSNTATHRTLGGDAGAWKPAPEPAASLPATPQQAADLALGAIDPSTEVSVGRSATVAGQDAYELVLQPRDGDSLVHQLRIAIDAKQHVPLRFEVLAKGSDRPAFEVAFTQVDYRRPDADQFRFNPPPGVTVDEEKAERPTGKPGHVEPAGDPQVRAVGDGWTTVLIGRLDGADVGRKPATKPATPPAGSAPDMDMSKLLGGLPAVSGDWGSGRLLTSKLFSVLLTDDGRVLAGAVTPERLYQAARG from the coding sequence ATGTCCGTTCTGAGAAGCCGTCCCGTCCTTCGTTGGCTGGTCCCGGCCACCGCGGCCGTCGCCGTCATCGGCGGGGGTGCGGCGATCGGCACGTTCGCCGCCGAGGCCGAGCCGAGCCTGCCGCCCCGAACCGCCGCTCAGCTCCTGGTCGACCTGCAGACATCCCGGCTGGAGGGGTTGTCCGGGACCGTGGTGCAACGCGCCGATCTCGGTCTGCCACCCCTCGTCGGGCTGGTTCCCGGCAACGAGCTGACCACCCTGCTGACCGGCACGCACACCCTGCGGGTCTGGTACTCGGGGCCGGATCAGCAGCGGGTCGCGCTGATGGACACCCTCGGCGAGCAGGACATCATCCGCAACGGCCGGGACCTGTGGACGTGGCAGAGCCGCAGCAACACCGCCACCCACCGGACGCTGGGCGGCGACGCCGGGGCCTGGAAGCCCGCCCCCGAACCGGCGGCGAGCCTGCCGGCCACCCCGCAGCAGGCCGCCGACCTGGCGTTGGGCGCGATCGACCCGAGCACCGAGGTCAGCGTCGGCCGGTCGGCGACCGTCGCCGGCCAGGACGCGTACGAGTTGGTGCTCCAGCCGCGCGACGGTGACTCACTGGTGCACCAGCTGCGGATCGCCATCGACGCCAAGCAGCACGTGCCGCTGCGCTTCGAGGTGCTCGCGAAGGGCAGCGACCGGCCGGCGTTCGAGGTGGCCTTCACCCAGGTCGACTACCGCCGCCCCGACGCCGACCAGTTCCGCTTCAACCCGCCGCCCGGCGTGACGGTCGACGAGGAGAAGGCCGAGCGCCCGACGGGCAAGCCCGGTCACGTCGAGCCGGCGGGCGACCCGCAGGTGCGCGCGGTGGGCGACGGTTGGACGACAGTGCTCATCGGCCGCCTCGACGGGGCCGACGTCGGCCGGAAGCCCGCCACGAAGCCGGCTACTCCCCCGGCCGGCTCCGCACCGGACATGGACATGTCGAAGCTGCTCGGCGGGCTGCCGGCGGTCAGTGGCGACTGGGGCAGCGGCCGGCTCCTCACCAGCAAACTGTTCAGCGTGCTGCTCACCGACGACGGCCGGGTGCTCGCCGGAGCCGTCACTCCGGAGCGGCTCTACCAGGCCGCCCGCGGCTGA
- a CDS encoding SsgA family sporulation/cell division regulator — translation MSVIRPTTVEVETSLRLVAPDATALPVRASLRYDPADPYAVHVLFHAESAGGEAVSWSFARELLVTGLDEPAGIGDVRVWPWATPRGDFVALALSSPDGNALFEVPRSVLVRFLRRTYVVVPRGREAEHLDVDTAVNRLLAGR, via the coding sequence ATGAGTGTCATCCGACCGACGACCGTAGAGGTCGAGACGTCGCTAAGGCTCGTCGCACCTGACGCCACCGCCTTGCCGGTGCGTGCCAGTCTGCGTTACGACCCTGCTGACCCGTATGCGGTCCATGTCCTGTTCCATGCCGAATCGGCAGGGGGCGAGGCGGTGAGTTGGTCGTTCGCTCGCGAACTTCTGGTCACCGGCCTGGACGAGCCGGCCGGCATTGGGGATGTCCGGGTCTGGCCCTGGGCCACACCGCGCGGCGACTTCGTCGCGCTGGCCCTCTCGTCACCGGACGGCAACGCCCTCTTCGAGGTGCCGCGCAGCGTCCTGGTGCGTTTCCTTCGACGGACCTACGTCGTCGTCCCGCGCGGCCGTGAGGCCGAGCACCTGGACGTCGACACGGCGGTGAACCGGCTGCTCGCCGGTCGCTGA
- a CDS encoding DUF4236 domain-containing protein: MGLMFRKRKKYGPIILNFTENGFSSWSIKIGRWSWNSKARAHRVDLPGPLSWKQDKSRS; encoded by the coding sequence ATGGGCCTCATGTTTCGCAAGCGCAAGAAGTACGGTCCGATCATCCTGAACTTCACCGAGAACGGCTTCTCCTCGTGGAGCATCAAGATCGGTCGCTGGTCCTGGAACTCCAAGGCGCGTGCGCACCGGGTCGACCTGCCGGGTCCACTGTCGTGGAAGCAGGACAAGTCCCGGTCGTAA
- a CDS encoding response regulator transcription factor produces MRVLVVEDEARLAAALQRGLQAEGFAVDVAATGPAGLDAARHGGYDAMILDVMLPGLSGYELVRRLRAEQHWLPVLMLSAKDGEYDQADGLDCGADDYLTKPFSYVVLLARLRALLRRGAPERPTVLAVGDLRLDPARRRVTRADTEVALTAREFALLDYLMRRPGQVISKIELLDHVWDASLETAPNAVEVYVGYLRRKLGRDRLETVRGAGYRLAT; encoded by the coding sequence GTGCGGGTGCTGGTGGTGGAGGACGAGGCCCGGTTGGCGGCTGCCCTGCAACGCGGTCTCCAGGCGGAGGGGTTCGCGGTGGACGTGGCGGCAACCGGCCCGGCCGGCCTGGACGCGGCCCGGCACGGCGGGTACGACGCGATGATTCTCGACGTGATGCTGCCCGGCCTCTCCGGGTACGAGCTGGTCCGGCGGCTGCGCGCGGAGCAGCACTGGTTGCCGGTGCTGATGCTCTCCGCGAAGGACGGCGAGTACGACCAGGCCGACGGCCTCGACTGCGGCGCCGACGACTACCTCACCAAACCCTTCTCGTACGTGGTGCTGCTGGCCCGGTTGCGGGCGCTGTTGCGCCGGGGCGCGCCGGAGCGCCCGACCGTGCTGGCGGTCGGTGACCTGCGGCTGGACCCGGCCCGCCGGCGGGTGACCCGGGCGGACACCGAGGTGGCGCTGACCGCGCGGGAGTTCGCGCTGCTGGACTACCTGATGCGCCGGCCGGGCCAGGTAATCTCCAAGATCGAATTGTTGGACCACGTCTGGGACGCGAGCCTGGAGACCGCGCCGAACGCCGTCGAGGTGTACGTCGGCTACCTGCGCCGCAAGCTCGGCCGGGACCGGCTGGAGACGGTCCGGGGCGCCGGCTACCGGTTGGCGACGTGA
- a CDS encoding helix-turn-helix transcriptional regulator, whose protein sequence is MVSTDPSPAPSIGTASSVTDEIATFALADLAGDPGWRRPVIVERELLILTTRGHGDAELDFHLLPCRPGTLLRVGPGQVLRCAGPQFDATVVAWDPEALRGFDVDLATTATWRQLAGEDEDAVISEVSQLAVDCRRHPDGPAARALLRHQLAVLLLRLAVAHADRSPARPEDETFHRFRREVEHGYAHTRRVEDYAGELGCSVRTLTRACLAVTGRSAKQVIDERVALQAGRLLAATDQPIAQIGRGLGFSEPTNFGRFFTREVGVSPGVFRAARDQPAAGRVVRPRPPAESTGANGGRFRAGILGESANGGHATKPGPPAGGPGGTGRA, encoded by the coding sequence ATGGTCTCCACCGATCCCTCCCCCGCGCCATCGATCGGAACGGCGTCTTCCGTAACCGACGAGATAGCCACGTTCGCGCTGGCCGATCTTGCCGGTGATCCGGGTTGGCGTCGGCCGGTGATCGTCGAGCGGGAGCTGTTGATTCTCACCACGCGCGGGCACGGCGACGCGGAACTCGACTTTCATCTGCTGCCGTGCCGGCCCGGCACGCTGCTGCGGGTCGGCCCCGGCCAGGTGCTGCGCTGCGCCGGCCCCCAGTTCGACGCCACAGTGGTCGCCTGGGATCCCGAGGCGCTGCGCGGCTTCGACGTCGACCTGGCCACGACCGCGACCTGGCGGCAGTTGGCCGGTGAGGACGAGGACGCGGTGATCAGTGAGGTGAGCCAGTTGGCGGTGGACTGTCGGCGGCACCCTGACGGCCCCGCAGCCCGCGCGCTGCTCCGGCATCAGCTGGCCGTGCTGCTGCTGCGGCTGGCCGTGGCGCATGCCGATCGGTCTCCGGCCCGGCCCGAGGACGAGACGTTCCACCGGTTCCGCCGCGAGGTGGAGCACGGCTATGCGCACACCCGGCGGGTGGAGGACTACGCGGGCGAGCTCGGCTGCTCGGTGCGGACGCTGACCCGGGCCTGTCTGGCCGTCACCGGTCGCAGCGCCAAACAGGTCATCGACGAGCGGGTCGCGTTGCAGGCCGGTCGGCTGCTCGCCGCGACGGATCAACCGATCGCCCAGATCGGCAGGGGGCTCGGCTTCTCCGAACCCACGAACTTCGGCCGCTTCTTCACCCGCGAGGTAGGGGTCAGCCCCGGCGTGTTCCGGGCCGCACGCGACCAACCGGCCGCCGGCCGGGTGGTCCGACCCCGACCGCCGGCCGAGTCGACGGGCGCCAACGGCGGCCGATTCCGAGCCGGCATCCTCGGCGAATCCGCCAACGGCGGGCACGCCACGAAACCCGGGCCGCCCGCCGGAGGGCCGGGCGGCACCGGCCGGGCATGA
- a CDS encoding tetratricopeptide repeat protein, translating into MSSGFGELTDQAHHLVSSGDLAGAQQLLSDALTDADPRPANATPELAEAASLQARVLIALGEPHSARGWAAFAYAATTRLHGRADPRTVAAAATLAAVLHRVGSHSRAARLYQEVIIELTAQDGPESLRVLAAHADLATVEYARGQCTVARDRLQDAWELHREVYGDGHPSGIKMLARLGAMQRDCGQFTEGHDNLALARELCRQHLPADDPLATQVAALARAAASPDHACADNPPTARDTPVVPAARVPPHGDGPAESGYHPPATATHHAGAVPNPRLPSDEAIGSAGDRWPTEPVDEPPPHPADPPVPPSVVGLAGGTEERPGVYRLHRPAAPTDPYASPDPNPPSDPYARPDSYGAVEPYTPSRLLPVPVHRAPPEQRNRLVPVLVAGVVVVLLGAAAVIAGVAGVDGDDDPSPPPASASPTAGAPASTAPAPGGSAPTSAAAAAPPGTPPSAVTLRDTRDSIALNWTYPAGSEGPVVIAGGRTGQTHNIFATLPAGTTSFVIYALNRTNDFCFTVAVAWSTDSVARSKQVCTRRR; encoded by the coding sequence GTGTCTTCCGGCTTCGGTGAACTGACTGATCAGGCGCACCACCTCGTGTCCTCCGGCGATCTTGCCGGCGCACAGCAGTTGCTGTCCGACGCGCTCACCGACGCCGACCCCCGACCGGCCAACGCCACCCCCGAGCTGGCCGAGGCGGCCAGCCTCCAGGCGCGGGTGCTGATCGCCCTCGGTGAGCCGCACTCGGCCCGCGGGTGGGCCGCCTTCGCGTACGCGGCCACCACCCGCCTGCACGGTCGCGCCGACCCGCGCACGGTGGCCGCCGCGGCGACCCTGGCCGCGGTGCTGCACCGGGTCGGCAGCCACTCCCGGGCGGCGCGGCTCTACCAGGAAGTCATCATCGAGCTGACCGCTCAGGACGGCCCGGAGTCGCTGCGGGTGCTCGCCGCGCACGCCGACCTGGCCACCGTCGAGTACGCGCGCGGCCAGTGCACGGTGGCCCGCGACCGCCTCCAGGACGCCTGGGAGCTGCACCGCGAGGTGTACGGCGACGGGCACCCCAGCGGCATCAAGATGCTGGCGCGGCTCGGAGCGATGCAGCGCGACTGCGGGCAGTTCACCGAGGGACACGACAACCTGGCGCTGGCCCGCGAGCTGTGCCGACAGCACCTGCCCGCCGACGACCCGCTGGCCACCCAGGTGGCGGCCCTGGCCCGGGCGGCAGCGAGTCCCGATCACGCCTGCGCCGACAACCCGCCCACGGCCCGGGACACGCCCGTCGTGCCGGCCGCCCGCGTCCCACCGCACGGCGACGGGCCGGCCGAATCCGGCTACCATCCGCCGGCAACCGCGACCCACCACGCCGGGGCGGTGCCGAACCCCCGGCTGCCCTCGGACGAAGCGATCGGATCGGCGGGCGACAGATGGCCGACCGAACCGGTGGACGAGCCCCCGCCCCACCCCGCCGACCCTCCGGTGCCGCCGTCGGTGGTCGGGCTGGCCGGCGGCACGGAGGAGCGGCCCGGGGTGTACCGGCTGCACCGGCCGGCCGCCCCCACCGACCCGTACGCGTCGCCGGACCCGAACCCGCCCTCCGACCCGTACGCGCGGCCGGACTCGTACGGGGCGGTCGAGCCGTACACGCCGTCGCGGCTGCTGCCGGTGCCCGTGCACCGCGCGCCGCCGGAGCAGCGCAACCGGCTGGTGCCGGTGCTGGTGGCCGGCGTGGTCGTGGTGCTCCTCGGCGCGGCAGCGGTGATCGCCGGGGTGGCCGGGGTCGACGGCGACGACGACCCGTCCCCGCCGCCGGCCAGCGCCTCCCCCACCGCCGGCGCGCCGGCCAGCACCGCGCCCGCCCCGGGTGGCTCGGCGCCCACGTCGGCCGCCGCCGCGGCGCCGCCCGGGACCCCACCCAGCGCGGTGACCCTGCGCGACACCCGGGACAGCATCGCGCTGAACTGGACCTACCCGGCCGGCAGCGAGGGCCCGGTGGTCATCGCGGGCGGCCGCACCGGCCAGACCCACAACATCTTCGCGACGCTGCCCGCCGGCACCACCAGCTTCGTCATCTACGCGCTCAACCGCACCAACGACTTCTGCTTCACCGTCGCTGTCGCCTGGTCCACCGACAGCGTGGCCCGGTCCAAGCAGGTCTGCACCCGCCGCCGCTGA
- a CDS encoding MarR family winged helix-turn-helix transcriptional regulator, with the protein MAVMTRWLDPDEQRTWRAYLAASRVLMDTLDRELQRDAGMPHAYYEILVQLSEAPDRQLRMSQLAQAAGSSRSRLSHAVARLEAAGWVRREDCPTDRRGQIALLTDEGFATLAAAAPGHVDGVRRHLFDALSPAQVDQLRRISETLAEHLTGS; encoded by the coding sequence ATGGCGGTCATGACCCGCTGGCTGGACCCCGACGAGCAACGCACGTGGCGCGCGTATCTCGCCGCCTCTCGGGTGCTGATGGACACTCTCGACCGCGAGCTGCAACGCGACGCGGGCATGCCGCACGCGTACTACGAGATCCTGGTCCAGCTCTCCGAGGCCCCCGATCGCCAACTGCGCATGAGTCAGCTGGCCCAGGCCGCGGGGTCGTCCCGCAGCCGGCTCTCGCACGCCGTGGCCCGACTGGAGGCCGCCGGCTGGGTACGCCGCGAGGACTGCCCCACCGACCGGCGCGGGCAGATCGCGCTGCTCACCGACGAGGGTTTCGCCACCCTCGCGGCCGCCGCGCCCGGCCACGTCGATGGGGTACGCCGACATCTGTTCGACGCGTTGAGCCCCGCCCAGGTCGACCAGCTGCGCCGAATCAGCGAGACCCTGGCCGAGCACCTGACCGGATCCTGA
- a CDS encoding aminoglycoside phosphotransferase, with amino-acid sequence MRSDWTALPQSVTAGIAERVGGTLDVAHASSGDHAEIASTVTGPAGQVFVKAGSGELSVRSLRYELAVTRAINRHPPAVLWQFESDGWLVVGTEHLAGPHPDLSPGSTDLNLLLAALTALQETPAPGETWFTPAARLGFAHPEMDGGTLIHSDLNPANLIVTPLGLRIVDWAWATRAAAWVELALLIPWLIGSGHSAEQAEEWITQLPAWTATDRQVLDNFALKNATKWAAKSRQSTERWVHDLAMWTGEWADHRTDGHQSVREPRRGGTLP; translated from the coding sequence ATGCGTAGCGATTGGACGGCGCTGCCGCAGAGTGTCACGGCAGGGATCGCCGAACGGGTCGGGGGAACCTTAGACGTTGCCCATGCTTCCAGTGGCGACCACGCTGAGATCGCCTCGACGGTGACCGGACCAGCCGGACAGGTCTTTGTCAAGGCGGGCTCCGGTGAGTTGAGCGTTCGGTCGCTGCGCTACGAACTGGCGGTAACCCGGGCCATCAACCGGCACCCGCCCGCAGTCCTGTGGCAGTTCGAATCCGATGGCTGGCTGGTGGTGGGGACCGAGCATCTTGCCGGTCCCCACCCCGACCTGTCCCCCGGCAGCACAGATCTCAATTTGCTCCTAGCCGCACTGACAGCACTTCAGGAGACGCCGGCGCCCGGCGAGACGTGGTTCACCCCGGCAGCCCGGCTCGGGTTCGCGCACCCGGAGATGGACGGCGGGACACTTATCCATTCGGATCTCAATCCGGCGAACCTGATCGTGACACCACTCGGCCTACGCATCGTGGACTGGGCGTGGGCAACCAGGGCCGCCGCATGGGTCGAACTCGCGTTGCTCATCCCATGGCTGATCGGTAGCGGCCACAGCGCCGAGCAGGCAGAAGAGTGGATAACGCAGCTTCCCGCATGGACCGCGACCGACCGACAGGTCTTGGACAACTTCGCGCTAAAGAACGCAACGAAGTGGGCGGCCAAGTCCCGACAGAGCACCGAACGCTGGGTACACGACCTCGCAATGTGGACCGGCGAGTGGGCGGATCACCGGACCGACGGCCATCAGTCTGTCCGTGAGCCGCGGCGCGGGGGCACCCTCCCGTGA
- a CDS encoding VOC family protein yields the protein MGIHRLNHAVLYVSDLARSVAFYSDVLGFRPVAMTPDGFRGATFLQAPDSTNDHDLGLFEIGAGAGRSTAGRSTVGLYHLAWEVDTLDELAATAERLVAAGALVGTSDHGTTKSLYGKDPDGLEFEVVWLIPADLLDDTALAARKQIGRLDLDAERQRYGGQTRGGVGISVPA from the coding sequence ATGGGTATCCACCGGCTCAACCACGCGGTCCTCTACGTCAGTGACCTCGCTCGCAGCGTCGCGTTCTACAGCGACGTGCTGGGCTTCCGCCCGGTGGCGATGACCCCGGACGGCTTCCGGGGCGCCACCTTCCTCCAGGCCCCCGACTCCACCAACGACCACGACCTCGGCCTCTTCGAGATCGGCGCGGGCGCCGGCCGGTCGACCGCCGGTCGGTCCACCGTCGGCCTTTACCACCTCGCCTGGGAGGTGGACACGCTCGACGAGCTGGCCGCCACCGCCGAGCGGCTCGTCGCCGCGGGCGCGCTGGTCGGCACCTCCGACCACGGCACGACCAAGAGCCTCTACGGCAAGGACCCGGACGGTCTGGAGTTCGAGGTGGTCTGGCTGATCCCGGCCGACCTGCTCGACGACACCGCGCTGGCCGCCCGCAAGCAGATCGGTCGGCTCGACCTGGACGCCGAGCGGCAGCGCTACGGCGGGCAGACCAGGGGCGGGGTGGGGATCTCCGTCCCGGCCTGA
- a CDS encoding RrF2 family transcriptional regulator, whose product MQISARGDYAVRAALSLATAYPSLLSTQAIAAEQDMPRKFLEAVLADLRRAGIVRAQRGAEGGYTLARPPREVTVGAVLRAVEGPLAGVRGLRPEETRYEGSAENLPGLWVAVRAAVRRVVDEVSLAEIVSGRLPAHVRKLTALPDAWEPR is encoded by the coding sequence GTGCAGATCTCCGCGCGCGGCGACTACGCGGTACGGGCGGCGTTGAGCCTCGCCACCGCGTACCCCTCGCTGCTGTCCACCCAGGCCATCGCCGCGGAGCAGGACATGCCCCGCAAGTTCCTGGAGGCGGTCCTGGCGGATCTGCGCCGGGCCGGCATCGTCCGCGCCCAGCGCGGCGCCGAGGGCGGCTACACGCTGGCCCGCCCGCCCCGCGAGGTGACCGTCGGCGCGGTGCTGCGCGCCGTGGAGGGCCCACTGGCCGGGGTACGCGGGCTGCGCCCCGAGGAAACCCGGTACGAGGGCTCGGCGGAGAACCTGCCCGGCCTGTGGGTGGCGGTCCGCGCCGCCGTGCGGCGGGTCGTCGACGAGGTGAGCCTCGCCGAGATCGTCAGCGGTCGACTGCCCGCGCACGTCCGCAAGCTCACCGCGCTGCCCGACGCGTGGGAGCCGCGCTGA
- a CDS encoding glucose 1-dehydrogenase — protein MTQLFSVEGKTVLVTGGSRGIGLMIAQGFVRAGAHVIISSRKADVCEAVATTLSAEGRCEAIPADLSDDAGAETLAAAVRERFGRLDVLVNNAGATWGAPLEDYPEAAFDKLWAVNVKAVFRLTTALLPALRAAASADDPARVINIGSIDGIRVPLMEVYAYSATKAAVHMLTRSLAHQLAGEQITVNAIAPGPFESKMMAFALDDPTSRAAIEQQVPLGRIGRPEDMAGTAIYLSSRAGAYLTGAVIPVDGGITTHG, from the coding sequence ATGACGCAGCTGTTCTCGGTCGAAGGTAAGACGGTCCTGGTGACCGGCGGCTCGCGGGGGATCGGGCTGATGATCGCCCAGGGCTTCGTCCGGGCCGGCGCACACGTGATCATCTCGTCCCGCAAGGCGGATGTCTGCGAGGCGGTCGCCACCACCCTGTCCGCCGAGGGCCGCTGCGAGGCAATCCCCGCCGACCTCAGCGACGACGCCGGCGCCGAGACACTGGCCGCCGCCGTACGCGAGCGCTTCGGCCGCCTCGACGTGCTGGTCAACAACGCCGGCGCGACCTGGGGTGCGCCACTGGAGGACTACCCCGAGGCCGCGTTCGACAAGCTCTGGGCGGTCAACGTCAAGGCCGTCTTCCGGCTCACCACCGCGCTGCTGCCGGCGCTACGCGCCGCCGCCAGCGCCGATGACCCGGCCCGCGTGATCAACATCGGGTCGATCGACGGCATCCGGGTGCCGCTCATGGAGGTGTACGCGTACTCGGCCACCAAGGCGGCCGTGCACATGCTCACCCGCAGCCTCGCCCACCAACTCGCCGGTGAGCAGATCACCGTCAACGCGATCGCGCCCGGCCCGTTCGAGAGCAAGATGATGGCGTTCGCGCTCGACGACCCGACCAGCCGGGCGGCCATCGAGCAGCAGGTGCCGCTGGGCCGCATCGGGCGCCCCGAGGACATGGCCGGCACGGCCATCTACCTCTCGTCCCGCGCCGGCGCATATCTCACCGGCGCGGTCATTCCCGTCGACGGCGGCATCACCACGCACGGCTGA
- a CDS encoding ATP-binding protein, whose amino-acid sequence MAIGVVGLTIGLAVGGVVLLGALGFVLQRTVDTEAFRTADAVALLAAEDALPDPLPVAGGQVRVQVVDAQGRIRAASIDADRLVPMVRPERLDRDGRQRLEVPAERVGLVGPVRVVAVPAGTADDPLTVLVARSMADVRHSTHVVRTILLVAFPLLVAVLAGVAWRVVGATLRPVEALRRGAEEITGRAGAGRLPVPASADEIHRLAVTLNGMLERLESARVRQRAFVSDAAHELRSPLTNIRTELEVAQRLADRTDWTAVTANLLADTDRLSRLVDDLLLLARLDETPPARGTGPVELGALLTEVAARYPSPPVRVTLPAGPLWTIGTVEELRRVLANLVDNAVRHARGDVVLAAEATTSTAGVAVATGTTAGPGVGAYHLVTVTDDGPGVPVADRERIFGRFTRLDDGRARDDGGAGLGLAIVRELVRRAGGSITLTEAPEQQGLRVCLLLPALPADDGQTLTARDGDLPPAAHH is encoded by the coding sequence ATGGCGATCGGCGTTGTCGGCCTCACCATCGGACTGGCCGTGGGCGGGGTGGTGCTGCTCGGCGCGCTCGGCTTCGTGCTCCAGCGCACTGTCGACACCGAGGCGTTCCGCACCGCCGACGCGGTCGCCCTGCTCGCCGCCGAGGATGCGCTGCCCGACCCGCTGCCGGTGGCCGGCGGGCAGGTCCGCGTGCAGGTCGTCGACGCGCAGGGGCGGATTCGGGCCGCCTCGATCGACGCCGACCGCCTGGTGCCGATGGTCCGCCCGGAGCGGCTGGACCGCGACGGTCGACAGCGGTTGGAGGTGCCGGCCGAGCGGGTCGGGCTCGTCGGCCCGGTCCGGGTGGTCGCCGTACCCGCCGGCACCGCGGACGACCCACTCACCGTGCTGGTCGCCCGCTCGATGGCTGACGTGCGGCACAGCACCCATGTGGTCCGGACCATCCTGCTGGTGGCGTTCCCGCTGCTGGTGGCCGTGCTGGCCGGGGTGGCGTGGCGGGTGGTGGGCGCGACCTTGCGGCCGGTCGAGGCGTTGCGTCGAGGTGCCGAGGAGATCACCGGGAGGGCCGGCGCCGGCCGGCTGCCGGTGCCGGCGTCGGCCGACGAGATCCACCGCCTGGCGGTCACCCTCAACGGCATGCTGGAGCGGCTGGAGTCCGCCCGCGTGCGGCAGCGGGCCTTCGTCTCCGACGCCGCACACGAGCTGCGCAGCCCGCTGACCAACATCCGGACGGAACTGGAGGTGGCCCAGCGCCTCGCCGACCGGACCGACTGGACGGCGGTCACCGCCAACCTGCTCGCCGACACCGACCGGCTGAGCCGCCTGGTCGACGATCTCCTGCTGCTGGCCCGTCTGGACGAGACCCCGCCGGCCCGGGGGACCGGCCCGGTGGAGCTGGGCGCGTTGCTCACCGAGGTCGCCGCCCGCTACCCGTCGCCGCCGGTGCGGGTGACGCTGCCGGCCGGCCCGCTCTGGACGATCGGGACCGTCGAGGAGCTGCGTCGCGTACTGGCCAACCTGGTCGACAACGCGGTACGGCACGCGCGGGGCGATGTCGTGCTCGCGGCCGAGGCGACGACGTCGACGGCGGGGGTGGCGGTGGCGACTGGGACGACGGCCGGGCCTGGCGTGGGGGCGTACCACCTGGTGACGGTGACCGACGACGGCCCGGGCGTCCCGGTGGCGGACCGGGAGCGGATCTTCGGCCGGTTCACCCGGCTGGATGACGGGCGGGCCCGCGACGACGGGGGCGCCGGCCTGGGGTTGGCCATCGTCCGAGAGCTGGTCCGACGCGCGGGCGGCAGCATCACCCTGACCGAGGCGCCGGAGCAGCAGGGGCTTCGGGTGTGCCTGCTGCTGCCGGCGTTGCCGGCCGACGATGGCCAAACGTTGACGGCCCGTGACGGCGACCTGCCCCCAGCCGCCCACCATTGA
- a CDS encoding TIGR02611 family protein, which yields MVTKQSSVDAAAAPGPPKVAARAAEKRGYGVPMEQPERAGRPASDAGRPGGDGTGGDTGAGRGGGIAVQDPPRRPRWRERISLTLDLIRANPTGRIALKIFIAIAGAIVVTIGIALIPLPGPGWLLVIAGLGIWAVEYHWARRLLGFTRRHVHGWTRWVTRQSLLVRIVLGSVGLVFVATVVWLSLKYSLGIDVVAEAMHYLATH from the coding sequence ATGGTGACGAAGCAATCCTCAGTGGATGCGGCTGCGGCGCCCGGTCCGCCGAAAGTCGCGGCCCGAGCAGCCGAAAAGCGGGGGTACGGAGTGCCGATGGAGCAGCCCGAACGGGCCGGTCGGCCGGCGTCCGACGCCGGTCGTCCCGGCGGCGATGGCACCGGTGGCGATACCGGTGCTGGTCGTGGTGGTGGAATCGCCGTGCAGGACCCGCCGCGCCGGCCCCGCTGGCGTGAGCGGATCTCGCTGACCCTCGACCTCATCCGCGCCAACCCCACCGGCCGGATCGCCCTCAAGATCTTCATCGCGATCGCCGGTGCGATCGTGGTGACCATCGGCATCGCCCTCATCCCGCTCCCCGGGCCGGGCTGGCTGCTGGTGATCGCCGGCTTGGGCATCTGGGCCGTCGAATACCACTGGGCCCGCCGGCTACTCGGCTTCACCCGCCGCCACGTCCACGGATGGACACGCTGGGTGACGAGACAGTCGCTGCTGGTGCGAATCGTGCTCGGGTCCGTCGGCCTGGTCTTCGTGGCCACGGTGGTCTGGCTTTCCCTCAAGTACAGCCTCGGTATCGACGTGGTCGCCGAGGCCATGCACTACCTCGCGACGCACTGA